The Syntrophotalea acetylenivorans genome contains the following window.
CACAACAGGCCGGCCATCATCAAAGACGAGGCCGGCCTTGCCATCCTGTACGAATATATCTTATTTAATCAGAGCCTGCAGAGCGGGAGCGTCGATATTGATTCCAGGCCCCATAGTGCTCGAAACAGTTACTTTTTTCAGGTAAGTACCTTTGGCGGAAGAGGGCTTGGCCTTGACCAGCGCATCCATCAGGGCGACAAGATTTTCCTGCAATTTATCCGCTTCAAAGGAAACCTTGCCAAGAGGAGCCTGCACAATGCCAGCCTTCTCTACACGATAGGACACCTTACCGGACTTGGCTTCTTCTACCGCTTTACCGACTTCGAAAGTAACGGTTCCCACCTTCGGGTTAGGCATCAGGCTACGAGGCCCGAGCAAACGACCGATCTTACCAACTACGCCCATCATGTCAGGGGTAGCAATGGCCGTATCAAAGTCGAACCAACCACCCTGAATTTTTTCGACCAAATCGTCACCGCCGACGTAATCGGCACCAGCTTCTTTGGCTTCGAGAGCTTTTTCGCCTTTGGCAAAAACCAAAACGCGAACCGTTTTACCTAGACCATTCGGCAGTACAACCGCACCACGAACCATCTGATCGGCCTTACGCGGGTCAACGCCCAAGCGCACGGCAATCTCTACGGTTTCGTCAAACTTAGCGTAAGCAGCATCTTTGACCAGCGCCAGCGCCTCTTCAACAGGATAGTTGCGGCTCCGGTCAACCTTGGCCTTGGCTTCTTTTTGAAACTTTCCTATAGACATTTGCGTACTCCAGATTTTGCCAGGGATTAGATGACTTCCAGGCCCATGCTGCGGGCGGTTCCCTCAATGGTCCGCATAGCTGCATCGATGTCGAAGGCATTAAGATCGGGCATTTTTATCTCAGCAATCTCGCGCACCTGATCTTTGGTCACCTTGCCAACTTTGTCCTTATTAGGGACGCCGGAACCCTTTTCCAGCTTGGCGGCCTTAAGCAGCAGCACAGCAGCAGGCGGGGTCTTGGTGATAAACGAAAAGGACCGATCAGCAAAGACCGTGATGACAACCGGAATGATCATCCCGTCCTGGCTCTGGGTCTTAGCGTTGAACGCCTTACAGAATTCCATGATATTGACCCCGTGCTGACCGAGCGCGGGACCAACCGGAGGCGAGGGATTCGCTTTGCCGGCAGGAATCTGAAGCTTTATCATTCCTATTATCTTCTTGGCCATGAATTACTCCTTAACTTTATGACTTGCAGAACCAGCTTAACTGGTCTTTTCTACCTGAATAAATTCGAGTTCGACAGGGGTAACCCGACCAAAAATGCTGACCATAACCTTCAGCTTGGCCTTGTCAGGCTTAACATCTTCAACGACCCCGGTGAAATTCAGGAACGGACCATCAACAACCCGGACAGTCTCTCCGACCTCAAAAGCCACCTTCGGCTTGGGCCGTTCAACGTCCTCTTCCATGCGGGCGGTAATCTTGGCCACATCCTCATCCGGAATAGTAGCTGGCACAGTGCCGCCGCCGACAAAACCGGTAACCTTGGGCGTATCTTTCACAACATGCCAGGTTTCGTCGTTCAACTCCATCTGCACCAGAATATAACCGGGAAAGAATTTCCGCGTCGAAGTTTTACGTTCGCCCTTCTTCAGTTCAACAACCGTCTCGGAGGGAATCAGCACTTCACCGAAATATTCTTCGACATTCAGCGAGCGGATGCGCTCTTCCAAGGACAGCTTGACCTTGTTTTCGTAACCCGAATAGGTATGTACGCCATACCAC
Protein-coding sequences here:
- the nusG gene encoding transcription termination/antitermination protein NusG, whose amino-acid sequence is MTMKWYGVHTYSGYENKVKLSLEERIRSLNVEEYFGEVLIPSETVVELKKGERKTSTRKFFPGYILVQMELNDETWHVVKDTPKVTGFVGGGTVPATIPDEDVAKITARMEEDVERPKPKVAFEVGETVRVVDGPFLNFTGVVEDVKPDKAKLKVMVSIFGRVTPVELEFIQVEKTS
- the rplK gene encoding 50S ribosomal protein L11, producing MAKKIIGMIKLQIPAGKANPSPPVGPALGQHGVNIMEFCKAFNAKTQSQDGMIIPVVITVFADRSFSFITKTPPAAVLLLKAAKLEKGSGVPNKDKVGKVTKDQVREIAEIKMPDLNAFDIDAAMRTIEGTARSMGLEVI
- the rplA gene encoding 50S ribosomal protein L1; the encoded protein is MSIGKFQKEAKAKVDRSRNYPVEEALALVKDAAYAKFDETVEIAVRLGVDPRKADQMVRGAVVLPNGLGKTVRVLVFAKGEKALEAKEAGADYVGGDDLVEKIQGGWFDFDTAIATPDMMGVVGKIGRLLGPRSLMPNPKVGTVTFEVGKAVEEAKSGKVSYRVEKAGIVQAPLGKVSFEADKLQENLVALMDALVKAKPSSAKGTYLKKVTVSSTMGPGINIDAPALQALIK